A genomic window from Gossypium hirsutum isolate 1008001.06 chromosome D10, Gossypium_hirsutum_v2.1, whole genome shotgun sequence includes:
- the LOC107916311 gene encoding U-box domain-containing protein 44 has product MKKTDSRAFPELISELVASVEEVSSIAKDSEKGLFIEFSCLLNKLGIILSDIKDNKDVMDTRTIRKAIESIEKELQRVKTLIKSPDSKQPNTWIENVTQDLGRSLGLVLFASIDLHLEMKEKISALHKEFMNVRFNGSLTPSSSPSLGPSPSPSRPPSPSHGYEFVTANASETEIEEERTEIIEERSNLTIDDVILQLKYGNDEEFNFALLWFNESIRQGLITNEWINEGGIVLILVNRLSSCKPNNRLIILRILQKLASENSENKEKMADAASLLALVKSLTRDTEERREAVGLLLDLSDLQAVWRRLGRIQGCIVMLVTLLNGDDPIASSNAGKLLNALSSNTQNALHMAEAGSFKPLVHYLKEGSDMSKILMATALSRMELTDQSRASLGEDGAVEPLVKMFNARKLEAKLSALNALQNLSNLSENVQRLINSGIVVSLLQLLFSVTSVLMTLREPASAILARIAKSESILVNQDVAQQMLSLLNLSSPIIQCHLLQALNSIAGHPNASKVRSKMKENGVIHLLLPFLTESNMKIRTGALDLLYTLSQHLPEELTEQLGESHLNTIVNIISSSPLETDKAAAVGILSNIPISNKKATEVLKKSNLLPILISMMNSSPSMISNSLAEGVAGVLIRFTVPSDKKLQLLAAQNEAIPLLVKLLSCGSLVAKCRAAAALAQLSQNSVSLRKSKKKSWFYVPPSAAAFCNVHDGYCIVNNTFCLVKAGAIPPLIQILEGKEREADEAVLNAMAMLLQDEIWENGSDYIAKNAGVEAIIKIMETASVKAQEKALWILERVFGVEELRVKYGESAQVVLIDLAQKGDPRLKSTTAKLLAQLELLQFQSSYF; this is encoded by the exons atgaaaaaaactgATTCCAGAGCCTTCCCTGAACTTATATCCGAGCTAGTAGCCTCAGTAGAAGAGGTGTCCTCAATTGCTAAAGACTCAGAGAAGGGATTATTCATTGAATTCTCATGTCTTCTCAATAAACTTGGTATAATTTTGAGTGATATAAAGGATAACAAAGATGTTATGGACACGAGAACGATCCGAAAAGCGATTGAATCGATCGAGAAAGAGCTTCAGCGTGTGAAGACTTTGATCAAAAGCCCTGATTCAAAGCAACCGAATACATGGATTGAAAATGTGACACAAGATCTTGGGAGATCCTTAGGCCTCGTGTTGTTTGCTAGCATTGATCTTCATctggaaatgaaagaaaagatcaGTGCATTGCATAAGGAATTCATGAATGTCAGGTTCAATGGAAGCTTAACTCCGAGTTCTAGTCCAAGTCTGGGACCGAGTCCGAGCCCGAGTCGGCCTCCTAGTCCAAGCCATGGATATGAGTTTGTCACTGCCAATGCATCAGAGACAGAAATTGAGGAAGAAAGAACTGAAATCATAGAGGAAAGATCAAATCTTACTATCGACGATGTCATCTTGCAACTCAAGTATGGCAATGATGAAGAGTTCAATTTCGCGCTTTTGTGGTTTAACGAGTCGATTAGGCAAGGATTGATTACGAATGAATGGATAAATGAAGGAGGCATTGTTCTCATTCTAGTGAATAGGTTGAGTTCATGTAAGCCGAACAACCGGTTGATCATTCTTCGGATATTGCAAAAACTTGCTTCCGAAAATTCCGAAAACAAG GAGAAGATGGCAGATGCAGCATCGTTATTGGCATTGGTGAAATCGTTGACACGAGATACGGAAGAGAGGAGGGAAGCTGTAGGGCTGTTGCTTGATCTATCAGACCTTCAAGCAGTTTGGAGACGGCTTGGTCGAATTCAGGGATGCATTGTTATGTTAGTTACACTGCTTAATGGCGACGATCCAATTGCTTCAAGCAATGCAGGGAAGTTGTTAAATGCGTTGTCGAGCAATACGCAGAATGCGCTTCATATGGCCGAAGCCGGTTCTTTCAAACCGTTAGTGCACTACTTGAAGGAAG GCTCCGACATGAGTAAGATCCTCATGGCAACTGCGTTATCGAGAATGGAGCTAACAGATCAAAGTAGAGCTTCCCTTGGAGAAGATGGAGCGGTCGAGCCTCTCGTAAAGATGTTCAATGCCAGAAAGCTTGAAGCGAAGTTATCTGCACTGAATGCATTGCAAAATTTGTCGAATTTGTCGGAAAATGTACAACGGTTGATCAATTCCGGTATAGTGGTATCTCTGCTTCAGCTCCTTTTCTCTGTAACATCCGTGCTCATGACTCTCCGGGAGCCAGCTTCAGCAATTCTTGCACGAATTGCAAAGTCAGAATCAATTCTTGTTAATCAAGATGTAGCACAGCAAATGCTCTCCCTTTTAAACCTCTCAAGTCCTATAATTCAATGTCACCTTCTGCAAGCACTGAATAGCATTGCAGGCCATCCTAATGCATCGAAAGTTAGAAGTAAAATGAAGGAAAACGGTGTGATTCATCTTCTTCTACCATTTCTAACAGAAAGCAACATGAAAATCAGGACCGGCGCATTGGATTTGCTTTACACTCTCTCGCAACATTTACCGGAAGAATTGACCGAACAGCTCGGAGAAAGCCATTTGAACACCATTGTTAACATTATCTCATCATCACCATTGGAGACTGATAAGGCTGCTGCAGTTGGCATACTGAGCAACATACCAATCAGCAATAAGAAAGCGACTGAAGTTCTTAAGAAATCAAATCTGCTACCAATTTTGATATCCATGATGAATTCAAGCCCTTCAATGATATCGAATTCGTTAGCAGAAGGTGTTGCGGGTGTACTTATTCGATTCACGGTTCCTTCAGATAAAAAACTACAGCTTCTCGCAGCACAAAACGAGGCGATCCCATTGCTCGTCAAGCTGCTATCTTGCGGATCATTAGTAGCAAAATGCCGAGCCGCGGCCGCACTCGCGCAGCTATCACAGAACTCGGTATCACTTcggaaatcgaaaaagaaaagtTGGTTCTACGTCCCTCCATCTGCAGCAGCGTTCTGCAACGTCCACGACGGGTACTGCATTGTTAACAACACGTTTTGTTTGGTGAAAGCGGGTGCAATCCCACCATTGATACAAATCCTGGAAGGCAAGGAAAGGGAAGCTGATGAAGCGGTTCTGAATGCAATGGCAATGCTATTGCAAGACGAAATCTGGGAAAACGGAAGCGATTACATTGCTAAAAACGCAGGCGTGGAAGCGATTATCAAAATCATGGAAACCGCAAGTGTGAAGGCTCAGGAAAAAGCGCTTTGGATATTGGAAAGGGTATTCGGAGTAGAGGAACTTAGAGTGAAGTATGGGGAATCAGCGCAAGTGGTGCTAATTGATTTAGCTCAAAAGGGTGATCCCAGGCTAAAATCAACGACTGCAAAATTGTTGGCCCAGCTTGAACTCTTACAATTTCAGTCTAGTTACTTTTGA